The Betta splendens chromosome 4, fBetSpl5.4, whole genome shotgun sequence genome contains a region encoding:
- the comp gene encoding cartilage oligomeric matrix protein isoform X1: MLRFVMLTCALCMGGRGAAGQRDGEIISQIKLTNLALAEIKEFLKQQIKEIVFLKNTVMECEACGMGGLPPRPSCVPNPCHPGVACTVTPQGAQCGACPDGTEGNGTHCADVDECSVGPCHMGVRCINTSPGFRCGSCPAGFTGPQVQGVGLAYATAHKQVCKDINECEGPNSGGCVENSVCMNTPGSYRCGACKTGYVGDQKQGCKPERACGNGQPNPCHASADCIVHREGTIECQCGVGWAGNGYVCGPDVDIDGFPDDKLDCAERNCNKDNCYSVPNSGQEDADSDGIGDACDEDADGDGILNTQDNCVLVPNVDQRNIDEDDFGDACDNCRAVKNNDQKDTDVDKFGDECDEDIDGDGILNHLDNCKRVPNADQKDRDGDKVGDVCDSCPYVPNPDQVKGRTQSRQDSCAEHHVIPLFPFQTDVDNDLIGDPCDTNKDSDGDGHQDSRDNCPAVINSSQLDTDKDGKGDECDDDDDDDGVPDLLPPGPDNCRLIPNPLQEDWDGDGVGNVCERDFDNDTIVDTIDVCPENAEVTLTDFRAYQTVVLDPEGDAQIDPNWVVLNQGREIVQTMNSDPGLAVGYTAFSGVDFEGTFHVNTVTDDDYAGFIFGYQDSSSFYVVMWKQVEQIYWQANPFRAVAEPGIQLKAVKSDTGPGENLRNALWHTGDTSDQVKLLWKDARNVGWKDKTSYRWFLQHRPADGYIRVRFYEGPKMVADTGVIIDATMRGGRLGVFCFSQENIIWANLRYRCNDTLPEDFDTYRAQQVELVA; this comes from the exons ATGCTGAGGTTTGTGATGCTGACCTGCGCTCTCTGCATgggaggacgcggcgccgctggACAGAGAG ACGGAGAAATCATCAGTCAGATCAAACTGACCAACCTCGCCCTGGCTGAGATTAAGGAGTTCCTCAAACAACAG ATTAAGGAAATAGTCTTCCTGAAGAACACGGTGATGGAGTGTGAAGCCTGTG gcaTGGGGGGGCTGCCGCCTCGCCCGTCCTGCGTGCCCAACCCCTGCCACCCGGGCGTGGCCTGCACCGTGACGCCCCAGGGAGCCCAGTGTGGAGCCTGTCCCGACGGCACCGAGGGCAACGGCACCCACTGCGCCGACGTGGACGAG TGCTCGGTGGGGCCGTGTCACATGGGGGTGCGCTGCATCAACACGTCCCCGGGCTTTCGCTGCGGTTCCTGTCCTGCCGGATTCACGGGCCCCCAGGTGCAGGGCGTCGGCCTCGCCTACGCCACGGCCCACAAACAG GTGTGTAAGGACATCAACGAGTGTGAGGGCCCCAACAGCGGAGGTTGCGTGGAGAACTCTGTCTGCATGAACACCCCC GGCTCGTACAGGTGTGGCGCCTGTAAGACAGGCTACGTGGGTGACCAGAAACAGGGCTGTAAACCTGAGCGGGCGTGCGGGAACGGACAGCCCAACCCCTGCCACGCCAGCGCAGACTGCATCGTCCATCGGGAGGGGACCATCGAGTGTCAG TGTGGAGTGGGCTGGGCTGGAAACGGCTACGTCTGCGGCCCCGACGTGGACATCGACGGCTTCCCCGACGACAAACTGGACTGTGCCGAGAGAAACTGCAACAAG GATAATTGTTACAGCGTTCCCAACTCCGGTCAAGAAGACGCAGACAGCGATGGAATCGGAGATGCCTGCGACGAGGATGCCGACGGAGACGGGATCCTAAACACCCAG GATAACTGTGTACTGGTGCCCAACGTGGACCAGAGGAACATTGATGAGGACGACTTCGGAGACGCGTGCGACAACTGCCGTGCTGTAAAAAACAACGACCAGAAGGACACGGACGTGGACAAATTTGGCGATGAGTGTGATGAAGACATCGATGGTGATG GAATCCTCAATCACCTGGACAACTGCAAGAGGGTTCCCAACGCTGACCAGAAGGATCGAGACGGAGACAAAGTGGGCGACGTCTGCGACAGCTGCCCTTACGTCCCCAACCCCGACCAGGTGAAAGGCCGCACGCAGTCACGTCAGGACTCCTGTGCCGAGCACCATGTGATTCCTTTATTCCCGTTTCAGACGGACGTGGACAACGACCTGATCGGAGACCCCTGCGACACCAACAAGGACAG TGACGGAGACGGTCACCAGGACTCCCGGGACAACTGCCCCGCCGTCATCAACAGCTCGCAGCTGGACACCGACAAGGACGGCAAAGGGGACGAGtgcgacgacgacgacgacgacgacggcgTCCCGGACCTGCTGCCGCCGGGCCCTGACAACTGCCGGCTGATCCCCAACCCTCTGCAGGAGGACTGGGACG GCGACGGCGTGGGAAACGTGTGCGAGAGAGATTTCGACAACGACACTATTGTCGACACCATCGACGTCTGCCCAGAAAACGCAGAGGTCACGCTCACCGACTTCAGGGCGTATCAGACGGTTGTTTTGGACCCAGAGGGGGACGCACAGATCGACCCCAACTGGGTGGTGCTGAACCAG GGAAGAGAGATCGTCCAGACTATGAACAGCGATCCTGGTTTGGCTGTTG GTTACACTGCTTTTAGCGGTGTGGACTTCGAAGGGACGTTTCACGTGAACACAGTGACGGATGACGACTACGCAGGATTCATCTTCGGCTACCAGGACAGCTCCAGTTTCTACGTGGTGATGTggaagcaggtggagcagatcTACTGGCAGGCCAACCCGTTCAGAGCCGTGGCAGAGCCCGGCATCCAGCTGAAG GCCGTCAAGTCCGACACGGGTCCAGGGGAGAACCTGAGGAACGCGCTGTGGCACACCGGCGACACCAGCGACCAGGTGAAGCTCCTGTGGAAAGACGCCCGCAACGTCGGCTGGAAGGACAAGACCTCGTACCGCTGGTTCCTGCAACACCGGCCCGCGGACGGCTACATCAG AGTTCGTTTCTACGAGGGCCCCAAGATGGTGGCCGACACAGGCGTCATCATCGACGCCACCATGAGAGGAGGCCGACTGGGAGTGTTCTGCTTCAGCCAGGAGAACATCATCTGGGCCAACCTGCGATATCGCTGCAATG ACACTCTTCCTGAGGACTTCGACACCTACAGAGCCCAGCAGGTCGAGCTGGTtgcctga
- the comp gene encoding cartilage oligomeric matrix protein isoform X2: MLRFVMLTCALCMGGRGAAGQRDGEIISQIKLTNLALAEIKEFLKQQIKEIVFLKNTVMECEACGMGGLPPRPSCVPNPCHPGVACTVTPQGAQCGACPDGTEGNGTHCADVDECSVGPCHMGVRCINTSPGFRCGSCPAGFTGPQVQGVGLAYATAHKQVCKDINECEGPNSGGCVENSVCMNTPGSYRCGACKTGYVGDQKQGCKPERACGNGQPNPCHASADCIVHREGTIECQCGVGWAGNGYVCGPDVDIDGFPDDKLDCAERNCNKDNCYSVPNSGQEDADSDGIGDACDEDADGDGILNTQDNCVLVPNVDQRNIDEDDFGDACDNCRAVKNNDQKDTDVDKFGDECDEDIDGDGILNHLDNCKRVPNADQKDRDGDKVGDVCDSCPYVPNPDQTDVDNDLIGDPCDTNKDSDGDGHQDSRDNCPAVINSSQLDTDKDGKGDECDDDDDDDGVPDLLPPGPDNCRLIPNPLQEDWDGDGVGNVCERDFDNDTIVDTIDVCPENAEVTLTDFRAYQTVVLDPEGDAQIDPNWVVLNQGREIVQTMNSDPGLAVGYTAFSGVDFEGTFHVNTVTDDDYAGFIFGYQDSSSFYVVMWKQVEQIYWQANPFRAVAEPGIQLKAVKSDTGPGENLRNALWHTGDTSDQVKLLWKDARNVGWKDKTSYRWFLQHRPADGYIRVRFYEGPKMVADTGVIIDATMRGGRLGVFCFSQENIIWANLRYRCNDTLPEDFDTYRAQQVELVA, from the exons ATGCTGAGGTTTGTGATGCTGACCTGCGCTCTCTGCATgggaggacgcggcgccgctggACAGAGAG ACGGAGAAATCATCAGTCAGATCAAACTGACCAACCTCGCCCTGGCTGAGATTAAGGAGTTCCTCAAACAACAG ATTAAGGAAATAGTCTTCCTGAAGAACACGGTGATGGAGTGTGAAGCCTGTG gcaTGGGGGGGCTGCCGCCTCGCCCGTCCTGCGTGCCCAACCCCTGCCACCCGGGCGTGGCCTGCACCGTGACGCCCCAGGGAGCCCAGTGTGGAGCCTGTCCCGACGGCACCGAGGGCAACGGCACCCACTGCGCCGACGTGGACGAG TGCTCGGTGGGGCCGTGTCACATGGGGGTGCGCTGCATCAACACGTCCCCGGGCTTTCGCTGCGGTTCCTGTCCTGCCGGATTCACGGGCCCCCAGGTGCAGGGCGTCGGCCTCGCCTACGCCACGGCCCACAAACAG GTGTGTAAGGACATCAACGAGTGTGAGGGCCCCAACAGCGGAGGTTGCGTGGAGAACTCTGTCTGCATGAACACCCCC GGCTCGTACAGGTGTGGCGCCTGTAAGACAGGCTACGTGGGTGACCAGAAACAGGGCTGTAAACCTGAGCGGGCGTGCGGGAACGGACAGCCCAACCCCTGCCACGCCAGCGCAGACTGCATCGTCCATCGGGAGGGGACCATCGAGTGTCAG TGTGGAGTGGGCTGGGCTGGAAACGGCTACGTCTGCGGCCCCGACGTGGACATCGACGGCTTCCCCGACGACAAACTGGACTGTGCCGAGAGAAACTGCAACAAG GATAATTGTTACAGCGTTCCCAACTCCGGTCAAGAAGACGCAGACAGCGATGGAATCGGAGATGCCTGCGACGAGGATGCCGACGGAGACGGGATCCTAAACACCCAG GATAACTGTGTACTGGTGCCCAACGTGGACCAGAGGAACATTGATGAGGACGACTTCGGAGACGCGTGCGACAACTGCCGTGCTGTAAAAAACAACGACCAGAAGGACACGGACGTGGACAAATTTGGCGATGAGTGTGATGAAGACATCGATGGTGATG GAATCCTCAATCACCTGGACAACTGCAAGAGGGTTCCCAACGCTGACCAGAAGGATCGAGACGGAGACAAAGTGGGCGACGTCTGCGACAGCTGCCCTTACGTCCCCAACCCCGACCAG ACGGACGTGGACAACGACCTGATCGGAGACCCCTGCGACACCAACAAGGACAG TGACGGAGACGGTCACCAGGACTCCCGGGACAACTGCCCCGCCGTCATCAACAGCTCGCAGCTGGACACCGACAAGGACGGCAAAGGGGACGAGtgcgacgacgacgacgacgacgacggcgTCCCGGACCTGCTGCCGCCGGGCCCTGACAACTGCCGGCTGATCCCCAACCCTCTGCAGGAGGACTGGGACG GCGACGGCGTGGGAAACGTGTGCGAGAGAGATTTCGACAACGACACTATTGTCGACACCATCGACGTCTGCCCAGAAAACGCAGAGGTCACGCTCACCGACTTCAGGGCGTATCAGACGGTTGTTTTGGACCCAGAGGGGGACGCACAGATCGACCCCAACTGGGTGGTGCTGAACCAG GGAAGAGAGATCGTCCAGACTATGAACAGCGATCCTGGTTTGGCTGTTG GTTACACTGCTTTTAGCGGTGTGGACTTCGAAGGGACGTTTCACGTGAACACAGTGACGGATGACGACTACGCAGGATTCATCTTCGGCTACCAGGACAGCTCCAGTTTCTACGTGGTGATGTggaagcaggtggagcagatcTACTGGCAGGCCAACCCGTTCAGAGCCGTGGCAGAGCCCGGCATCCAGCTGAAG GCCGTCAAGTCCGACACGGGTCCAGGGGAGAACCTGAGGAACGCGCTGTGGCACACCGGCGACACCAGCGACCAGGTGAAGCTCCTGTGGAAAGACGCCCGCAACGTCGGCTGGAAGGACAAGACCTCGTACCGCTGGTTCCTGCAACACCGGCCCGCGGACGGCTACATCAG AGTTCGTTTCTACGAGGGCCCCAAGATGGTGGCCGACACAGGCGTCATCATCGACGCCACCATGAGAGGAGGCCGACTGGGAGTGTTCTGCTTCAGCCAGGAGAACATCATCTGGGCCAACCTGCGATATCGCTGCAATG ACACTCTTCCTGAGGACTTCGACACCTACAGAGCCCAGCAGGTCGAGCTGGTtgcctga